Proteins from one Escherichia coli genomic window:
- the ynaL gene encoding protein YnaL — protein sequence MTTLIYLQIPVPEPIPGDPVPVPDPIPRPQPMPDPPPDEEPIKLSHRERRSARIRAC from the coding sequence ATGACGACACTCATTTATTTGCAAATTCCTGTCCCTGAACCGATTCCTGGCGATCCTGTTCCCGTGCCCGATCCAATCCCTCGCCCGCAACCCATGCCTGACCCACCACCCGATGAAGAACCGATTAAATTGTCGCATCGTGAGCGTAGATCTGCGAGGATACGCGCTTGCTAA
- the zntB gene encoding zinc transporter ZntB — protein MEAIKGSDVNVPDAVFAWMLDGRGGVKPLENTDVIDEAHPCWLHLNYVHHDSAQWLATTPLLPNNVRDALAGESTRPRVSRLGEGTLITLRCINGSTDERPDQLVAMRVYMDGRLIVSTRQRKVLALDDVVSDLEEGTGPTDCGGWLVDVCDALTDHSSEFIEQLHDKIIDLEDNLLDQQIPPRGFLALLRKQLIVMRRYMAPQRDVYARLASERLPWMNDDQRRRMQDIADRLGRGLDEIDACIARTGVMADEIAQVMQENLARRTYTMSLMAMVFLPSTFLTGLFGVNLGGIPGGGWQFGFSIFCILLVVLIGGVALWLHRSKWL, from the coding sequence TGGATGGTAGAGGCGGCGTTAAACCGCTGGAAAATACAGATGTGATTGATGAAGCGCATCCCTGCTGGCTCCACCTTAATTATGTACACCATGATAGCGCCCAATGGCTGGCGACAACACCGCTGCTTCCCAATAACGTACGTGATGCGCTGGCGGGCGAGAGCACACGGCCCCGAGTCAGCCGTCTCGGTGAAGGTACGCTGATTACATTGCGCTGTATAAACGGCAGCACCGATGAACGCCCCGACCAACTGGTCGCCATGCGTGTATATATGGACGGGCGGTTAATTGTTTCGACCCGACAACGCAAAGTGCTGGCGCTGGACGATGTGGTAAGCGATCTGGAAGAAGGTACTGGTCCGACCGATTGCGGGGGATGGCTGGTGGATGTGTGCGATGCGTTGACCGATCATTCCAGTGAATTTATTGAGCAGCTGCACGATAAAATTATCGACCTTGAAGATAATCTCCTCGATCAACAAATTCCACCGCGTGGATTTCTGGCGCTGCTGCGCAAACAATTAATTGTGATGCGTCGCTATATGGCACCGCAACGTGATGTTTATGCTCGTCTTGCCAGTGAGCGTCTGCCGTGGATGAATGATGATCAACGCCGCCGAATGCAGGATATTGCCGATCGCCTTGGGCGCGGCCTGGACGAAATTGACGCCTGTATAGCACGGACTGGCGTGATGGCGGATGAAATCGCTCAGGTGATGCAGGAAAATTTAGCCCGTCGCACCTATACAATGTCATTAATGGCAATGGTCTTTTTACCCAGTACGTTTCTGACCGGGTTATTTGGTGTCAACCTTGGTGGGATCCCAGGTGGCGGGTGGCAATTCGGATTTTCAATTTTTTGTATTCTGTTAGTCGTTCTTATTGGTGGTGTTGCTTTATGGTTGCATCGTAGTAAATGGTTGTAA